GATGTCCGTCGGGCTTATCGTGCGGGCTACGCCCGGCGAAACGATGATGGCGTTGTTGCCGGTGCCGGATTCCACAAAGATGTAGGCAGCGCCGGTGTAGCTGTCGGCGTGCTGGCTGATGGCCGGTTTAACGCCAGCCTCCTGCCAGGTCGCAAGCGCCATATCGGCAAATGGATCCTCGCCAAGCTTGGTGATGAAGTGCGCCGACACGTCGCCGTCGCCCGCAGCCATTGCGGCGGCGACGGCCTGATTGGAGCCTTTTCCGCCAGGGCCAAGTGCAAAGCTCTCGCCCAGGATCGTCTCACCCATTTTTGGCTGGCGCGGCGCGCGATAGGCAGTATCGGCAACGAACACACCGAGAATAACAACATCGGCCATCATGCGCTCCTAGGCTTCAGGTGGGATCACACCCTTGCGCAGCATAAAGCAGCCGTAGAACCGCCGCTCACCGGTTTGGATGACAGCGTAGGCCTCTTTGGCCATGTCATAAAAGGCGAAGCGCTCAATGCTCACCATCGGGCGGTGATTTCCTTCGGCCGCATCGATGGCAGCCTGAACCTCGTCTTGAACAGGTGGTATGGTGTCCGGTTCACCGACGATTTCCATCCGGCCGGCAAAATCATCGACAAAGGTATCGAGCGGAAAAACGGAGAGCACCGCTTCAACCGCCTCGCCCGCCGTCACATTGCCGATACGTAGCAGGTCACCGACAACGGTTTGCCGGGCTATGGAGTCTGCGGGAAAGTTGGTGTCCGAGATGATCAGCGTGTCGCCATGGCCCATTGCAGCGAGCGTATAGAGCACCTCGGCATTGAGGCGCGGATCGATTCCCTTGAGCATGGCGCTTCCTCCTTTTCGCTAGTGGCCCAGCTGGCGAATCTGGTCTGCCAGCGCAAGGCCCAAGGCTCTATGGCCTTCTTCATCCAAATGAATACCGTCAATCTGCGACATGGAACAGACGCTTCCGGCGTCCCAAACCGCCACGCCGGCGCGTTCGCCCATGGCAGCAAAGCTTTGTGCGAACTTTTGCGACTTCTCCACGCCGCCCTGAAAGAACTCCATCAGGACGCCTGAGTCGGTCAGCGGCGGTGGTGCGACCACCAGCAAGTCAGGCGCCGTTTTGTTCGGACCACATCCGCTGGCACGCACAACTTGAACCAGTGTTTCAACACCAAGTGTGATCTCGGTGGGCGTTACCTGAAAGCGCGATTTCAGATCATTGGTCCCGAGCATGATGACAATGAGATCGATCGGTCGGTGGCTTTCGAGCAGAGCAAGCAACGAGCGC
The DNA window shown above is from Hyphomicrobiales bacterium and carries:
- a CDS encoding RbsD/FucU family protein produces the protein MLKGIDPRLNAEVLYTLAAMGHGDTLIISDTNFPADSIARQTVVGDLLRIGNVTAGEAVEAVLSVFPLDTFVDDFAGRMEIVGEPDTIPPVQDEVQAAIDAAEGNHRPMVSIERFAFYDMAKEAYAVIQTGERRFYGCFMLRKGVIPPEA
- a CDS encoding SGNH/GDSL hydrolase family protein, whose product is MTAKTVLCFGDSNTHGTMPMASFGDKGRFPFESRWTSIMAGALGPGWHVLAEGHPGRTTAHDDPLEGAHKNAQRSLLALLESHRPIDLIVIMLGTNDLKSRFQVTPTEITLGVETLVQVVRASGCGPNKTAPDLLVVAPPPLTDSGVLMEFFQGGVEKSQKFAQSFAAMGERAGVAVWDAGSVCSMSQIDGIHLDEEGHRALGLALADQIRQLGH